One Pieris napi chromosome 13, ilPieNapi1.2, whole genome shotgun sequence genomic window carries:
- the LOC125055566 gene encoding activity-regulated cytoskeleton associated protein 1-like, whose translation MQRTSFAKCFSRFSGERDFNVVEEFINTISIFKKIENISDDDAIEGLGLLLTGQASTWWQGVKTEAKTWISAINLLRESFAPKKQPHEIYLELFSTRQGLKESIDTFLCTKRALLSQLPTQRHKEEDQIDLIYGLLNIYLKKHIPRSEIKTFRDLLTKGRHFQSLKNNEEREKLITKRCNYCNKRGHTEDECRKKQYNEKAKNMEKPGVKCYGCGTPGVYRSNCLNCKSKETPPKPVQFYSIINKTIEDGVKIPIIEVTIKNSNGYAYLDSAARTSIAGSTLYELLLKEGYTFTDKEAIINLADVSTKHTKLKVITIEINIDV comes from the exons ATGCAACGTACAAGTTTTGCTAAATGTTTTTCAAGGTTTAGTGGTGAACGAGATTTCAATGTGGTGGaagaatttattaacactATAAGTATCTtcaagaaaattgaaaatatttcggATGATGATGCCATAGAAGGTTTGGGGTTATTATTAACTGGTCAAGCATCAACTTGGTGGCAAGGAGTAAAAACGGAGGCAAAAACTTGGATTTCAGCAATAAATCTGTTAAGAGAATCTTTCGCCCCGAAAAAGCAACCTCAcgaaatttatttagaattattttctACACGCCAAGGTCTCAAGGAATCAATTGACACATTTCTTTGTACAAAACGTGCACTTTTGTCACAATTACCAACACAACGACACAAGGAAGAGGAtcaaattgatttaatttatggtttgctaaacatttatttgaaaaaacatATTCCAAGGTcagaaattaaaacttttcgGGATCTACTTACAAAAGGACGTCATTttcaaagtttaaaaaataatgaagagagagaaaaattaataaccaaAAGGTGCAATTATTGTAACAAGAGGGGTCACACAGAAGATGAGTGCaggaaaaaacaatataatgaGAAAGCAAAGAATATGGAGAAGCCAGGTGTTAAGTGTTATGGTTGTGGCACTCCGGGAGTGTACAGGAGCAATTGCTTGAACTGTAAAAGTAAGGAAACGCCACCAAAGCCGGTacaattttattctattattaataaaactatagaaGATGGCGTAAAAATACCTATAATTGAAGTAAcgattaaaaattcaaatgggTACGCTTATTTAGACTCCGCGGCTCGTACAAGTATCGCTGGTTCTACATTAtacgaattattattaaaagaaggCTACACTTTCACGGACAAGGaagctataattaatttagctGATGTCTCCACAAAACACACGAAGCTCAAAGTTATAaccattgaaataaatatag ACGTTTGA